The DNA region taataaaaaataaagatatttttattgttataatattattctttttttaatatattgttatattattattgaaaaaaattatattaaaattatgttATATCATTGTTGAGATATTGATGTGAATGAACGATTTTAGGACCAATTAATTATAGGATTTATACTTAcagtttctaatttaaaaaattattttttttattaaaacaattacttttcacatatttttaaaaattaatattttatttcttttcaaccataatataaaaaagaaaagaaaagttataaaataaatctttttaaaataaagcaAACTATACTCATTCAATTCATCATGCATGTATATGTTCATCTTTTCCTTTAAACTTTCAACACCTATAATTGCttctttttatattgtatttccATGCATCTACTAGTGTAGCTAAACCTAAATTTAGAAAAACAAAACTTTTACACCATGtttttaattcttattatttctattAAATACTGGATTATACTCAatcatgtaaatttttttatattgttaataCTTATTAGTATATTAACCTCATTTATTCTGCCACTTTTTCTTGTTCCGTGTTTGTTTTACATAAAGTTTGGGGAAATGAAAGTTAGCTTTGTAGTAAGTAGTTATAATTTACCAGACTTCTCTAGCATTCCAAGGCCGGGCCTTGTTTATCAACTCCTACTTTTTCTCCTAtatgaaaatataaatgaaaataaTGGAATTAGAgattctttaaatattattttttattcagattttaatttttagaagaaaataaataaatattttttttatcttttgaataattgatacgtaaaagtaaatatttaaattaattaatcagtGTAATTaggtatttttaaaaattatccatTGTTCAACTTTTAGAAAaggaaaaactaaaaaacaagtAAATCTAAAAGTTGACTAAACACAAAATCTAAAGAATAAGTAACATTTCTTTTagctaaataataataaattcttaaaaaactGAATAAAGACGGAAAGTTAAAGAagaattagtattttttaaataaaaaaagttaaaaaattattaaaaattattacttttagttattaaatatttaaaaatataaaataaaatatattattaaattattagacaaaaattatatttaaaaaattaaattaataattaataataaaactaaataaattttgataatcagATAATATTTTCGACAAACAATACTAAATTGTAACGGCatgtaaaatttgaaatttggaattttggatCGATAATTACAAAGATCCCTAATGCGCCACGTATTTATTTAAGGTGACATGGGATATTGCTTGAACATATAAGAAGACTCGTTTATATATCAATACAAGCAACCAAAAgtatgatatattttgattttattaaccCTTTTAAACACTAAGTGCGTTACACACTGGTCGcattataaactaaaaaaaaaaaaaaacagaaaaagaaaaaattaacacCTAGGATATCAGGACCTtcgttaaatttttaatatacaacGCCTACTTTATTACGGGTGTATTTCAGGGGCGGGGTCTCTCACGTGAACCCCTAAATTTtaacttttctttataaattagatataaaatttagttaattttttatattaaaaaattaaaatttggggTCTCCCTAGATTTCATTCTAGCTCTGATCTTAGTGTAtttgtttctgtttttcttttaaattaattacattCATCAAATACCAATAATAAGTTGAAAAATTTAAGTCGAATTAAAGTGTCTAGAGTAGTCAAGATCTTTAAAGATGAGTTGAAAGCTTTTTTACTTGATCAAAATATAGCTTGAAGATTCTAAAAGtataaagaaacaaaaataaaattgaattagaaTATGACCATAATTAAATACAAACTTGTAAGCATAGAAACATATAATAGAATTTTACCTTTTTAACCACCAATCATAGAACATGTTagacattaaaattagttatgatTATTTGCCAATAAATAAAGGTTTGCATATGATATTATTCTTAAGTTCAGTTTGTAAAAAATATGATGTGAGTTTAagagttatttttttctttttttctatttaaaaagttaatataatattatttttttaatatattgttatattattgttaatattattttttttaatatattgttatattattgttaaaaaaattatattaaaattatgttGTATCATTATTGAGATGTTGATGTAAGTGAATAATTTTGGGACCAATTAATTATAGAATTTATACTTacagtttttaattcaaaatttttttttttaaaacaattacttttcacatatttttaaaaattaatattttattattttcaactatatataaaaaaaagttataaaatatatttttttaaataaagcaaACACACTTAGCCTCGAAATAGCAATGGTTATCtattaagataaaaatataccTCATTATCTATACACTATAATtctgttaaattcatattttatgtCGTGCATTACCTGTGCCTTACATGTAAGCACATTAAATCTAGGTGATTAGTCATATGAAATTTTTGTTGTGTATGATAGTTAAAAATaatgtatatatttaattaaCTTGCTTAACATAATCTAATACGATATATATTATGTTGAGATGTAAGTAATGTTAACGCATTTGTATATGTAGTAGGTTAGAAGTATTTTCTCAATTAATTTGATTTCAGGGGAGCATTGCCTCAAAACTTACAAATGGAAGCACTTGCTTTAACTTCTGTAACATTTGCAACCGCCATATCCAATCTGATTCCAGCCATCACCTTCATCTTGTCTCTTTCCTTCGGGTAATTAATTGATCTACTAAGATTATATATACGTTTGTATGTTTGCTTATAAAATGTGTTTGTTGATCAGAATGGAGAGATTGAGTTTGAAAAAAGCAGCAGGAAAGGCGAAAATAATAGGAACAATGAATGGAATTGGTGGGGCAATGCTGATGACATTCTATAGAGGCGTAGAAGTTAAGATGCTATCCTTTCACATTAACCTCTTTAATCAACGAAATGGCAGCGGCGCCGTACACTCGTCACGTGGTGGTGGAGGGTTGTTTTTGCTGGGTGCTGTGTCGTCGTTCTCCAGCAATGCGTCTTATGCGTTGTGGCTAATTATTCAGGCGAAGATGAGTAGAGCATATCCATATCCATATTCAAGCACTGCACTCATGTGTGTAATGGGAGCAATTCTTTCTGTCACCTTCACATTTTGTGTTGAGAGGGATTTGACTCAGTGGAAGTTGGGTTGGAATGTCAGACTACTCACTGTAGCTTACGCGGGTACAGTGGTTTCGGGAGTAATGGTGGCTGTGATATCGTGGTGCGTACGCATGAGAGGTCCCTTGTTTGTCTCTGTTTTTAGTCCTCTCATGTTAGTGGTTGTTGCCTTTGCTGGATCCACCATTCTTGATGAAAAGCTATACCTTGGAAGGTacttacacacacacacatatatatatatatatatatatatatatatatatatatattactgcaTCCTAGTTACACACTTGACTAATAATGTGTGTTAATTACAGCATAATTGGATCGTTGTTGATTGTGTGCGGCTTATACCTAGTTCTATGGGGTAAAAGCAAAGAGATGACGAAAAATCAATTAGTGTCATCAAAAAGCGACAAACTTGAAATAGTGGTCAAGCCTCAAGTAGTACATGGCGTCCATAAGGATGATCAAGATCAAGATTCATTCAAAAAAGGAGGAGAACaacattaaataactaattaatggATTCTTAATTATGTGCCTAACATAGCACCCCAAATTAAGGCATTATGTATAACTTTTACAGCTTCTGCACATAGATGTATACATAGTATTATAATGTGCCACTTGATTAATTAATTGCTTTGCCATCCTTTTCGAATCGTGCCAACATCTGATGATTTAACTAATTTTCCTAGCGCATTGGGCTCATATAAAACCATATAATCATGAGTGTTAATTATAGCATAGTTGAATCAATTAGAGGCAGCAAAGCATGAAGATAACCATGGCGTTGCCAGTGAAGACCATGCACCACAAGAAGGaggataatattaattatatgttTTCTCGTACAGACCAAATGAAGGCATTATATGCACCTTTGCTTTGCCATCTTTTTCTTTATTGTATGGAAAGGGAAACCCTGCTTAAATTTCTTATGTTCTCTTACCCATTTTATTTATGTAGCATTTCTTTATCTCTCTACATACTATTATTATTATCcgaaatgtttaaaaaaaattagctaaaaataatcagaattttttatttaatatttattaattattaaatttaagttttacttttttttttctctctctaatatTATCGAATTACTATTATGTCCCTGCTCTTAAAACCTAAATTAAATGTACCTAGCTACCtataagaaattgtaattcaattgGAACATATGTAGATGTTGTCTTTCTTTAAGAGGTCTTTtgtattttaaacaaaaaaaagttgCATAATGTTTTTGTTAACAAAATGTTGAATTTCATTAAATATAGTACAAATATTGAAATATAAAGTAGTAACAAggttttttttaaagtttaatttggttttttttcataaatattattaattgtaTACACTTTTTGAAATACATCATCTGCCACCCCGAGCAACTCAGCTTCCTTTATGCAAAAGTTGAAGATGTCAGTGGGGAGTATCGCCATGTGTAACAAAACTGGAATAACCGTGCACCAGTCACAGGCATAGATCTTTTTAGCATCCAAATTAAGTCTTAATTTACCATAACTAAAGTtaattaattgtaaaaaaaaaaaattcaatacagGAGAAAGTGCCTTCCAATCTATACTTGATCAAAACCAAAAAGTGAAAATAAGCACtaattaaaaggaataaaattgaaaacggaaaACGGAAATTAAATACAAATGAACTCAACTGGATGTAAAAATGTTCGTTTATATTATTGCACATTGAGAATGTTAGGTGTGGAAAATGAACCCGAAACAAAAACACTAAAACAGGAGGCTAATTAAGTCATTCACCAACAAGGTTAGTTGAATGGAAGTCCCCAATTATATTTGTAGTGGGAATTGAACCAATGTTATTTGAAACTTTAATTTTTGAAGCATCACTTGTTAGCTTTATTCCAAGTGGAAGCTAGCTAGCTATAGCAAAAGTctgcttcttcccattttggtgTGTCGCTACTGCCGCTACTACACACTATTTTTGGTGAAATGAACTTCATTCTTAAAAGACAAAATTAACACGTATTCCTAAAAATATAGGGAAATAATGTATATAGACATATAGTGGACAATGTATATTCCTAACACGTATTCGCCGTAGTACTAACATTTCCTCAACAAGACCACGCGTGCACATGCTTCGCCGCTAAATTAGTTTTTTGATTTTTGTTTGTATCTACGTTCTGCGCGTATACTTGATTTAAGGTTTCTACATCACTTTTTATAGTCTTGAAATCTACATGCTCAACCTCCTCATCGATTAGCTTTCTTTTCCCTCAAGTTGATTCCGAAACTCAAGACTTCTATGATGGTGCCACTCTTCCCACCCAGGATTTTGATAAGTTCTGTTCCTTTGTTCGTCGCCTCCCTGAGTTTAAATTCTGGTATTCAATCACGACTAGTTTAGGATGATCATTTTAGTAAGTatacggatggttattttaatttttatgtggaTAATTATTTGATTGGATTGGATTtaagtatatataattaaaatatgctagatgttcaattcactagatatgcggatgattatttttatccttgagtggatggttattttcacTAGAAGTGAGCGACGTCGGTGACGGTGCGTGGCAAGTCAAGCAACGATGGCGAGGAGGAATCCAGCGGCACCGTTCATTTCCGGTTTGGAGGAGAGCAACGTCGATGAGGGTCCTTGTTGACGAACCAACGGCGGTGAGGAGGATCCTGGCAGCGACGATAAGGGCTGGTTGGAGACCAAGTGACGGCGATAACCAGGGGCGGAGCTACATGAAGAGAAAGAGGGGTAACggccccctaattttaattttttacatataaatttcagtttagtctcttttaaaattttattttaatcttattttattatgtatatattttttgccCCCTCTAATATTTCATCTAGCTCTGCTCTTGGCAATAGTAGTGAATTTAGAAAAAAAGTTGGTGGTTTGATAAATTATGATATAATGAATTATGGATGAAATTTGTTTTTTGATAATTTgtgtagaatattttattttttttattttgttggatCAAAATTCCAAACTATTATTCATGTTGTTCAATTTTATTGTTTATCTAGTAGAACcgtattcttattttttaatagttttttattaagccattgaattaaaaatatttaggataaaTAAGTAGTGTAACGTAACTAACCAATAATGTATCTTGAAATTAAGAAGATACTAGCAGAATTGAATTTATGCTTCTTTATTACATTATGAGGCCAGGTCATACATGACGATGAAGTTTAGAGAAAAGGTAGCTAGGAATAATCACAGGATGAAAGtcagtaaaaaaaaatagaaagagagagTAGTTATATTTATTTACAACTCTTTTGTTCTTGTCAGTATTAGCTAGTAGTTATGgtgtccatttttttatttttaatattagattaataatggtatttttttaaattgtgatcaattatggtatttttttaaaatgtgggaTGATTTAATGTACGAagtacaaatcggaccgtccgatttttagGTACAtaattggaccgtccgatttctgtactcggaccgtccgatttgtgttgaaaaataaaaaaaagatttggagtacacaaatcggaccgtccgatttgtggaggtatagaaatcggaccgtccgatttgtgagaggtatacaaatcggaccgtctgatttgtgtttaaaatttttttaaaaatttgaggtacagaaatcggatcatccgatttgtgtactttcacaaatttaaaaaatataaaaaattacaatgttaaagtatatcactacttttactttcataacaaaaaaaattagccttatGGTGTCCCCTGGTGTGagtgaaaaaagataaaaagcactttatatgttaaattattaaattaatggaATGGTTTTGAAATATTAGAAGATAGAAAAGTAAGTTTAGTTAAGAAGATAGAAATAAAATGAGACTCCAATGTACTAACCTGAATGAAAGGCTAcatacatgcatgcatgcatgcggTCTCCATGTTTTGTTTTTGCTTATATAATGCACGCAGAATGCAACCTAGCTTCTTAATTGCTTCATGGAAACACTCAATGATGATGGTAATAGTGCAGATTGTACTTGCTTCGGTAAATGTGCTCTATAAACTTGCCATTAATAACCATGACATGAGTGTAAGACATTTTCGCTGCAGCTTCTACTATTCCtggcaaatttttttatattaattaaatatatgtaataCATTGTTATTAGAAGATTATGTGTTTTTTTATATGGTATTTTATTTAAATCGAATAGTCcgatttatttaaagaaaaaaacaaattacaaatcagagagtttaatttgtattttttattttttatttttaaaataaaaattaaacggtccgattttaatataaattttttttattttcaaaatcacaaATAAGACCATTCAATTTGTgattgtttatttaaaaaaataatacaaacaaATCAATACCTTTGTATATTTCATATCAATATAAAACACACCTCTCCTCAcagtttcttttttttgttatacACTTCTCTTTCACACACATGAAAAATAATAAGCAACTATTCCTCTTGCTCTTTTCTTTG from Arachis hypogaea cultivar Tifrunner chromosome 10, arahy.Tifrunner.gnm2.J5K5, whole genome shotgun sequence includes:
- the LOC112714909 gene encoding WAT1-related protein At1g68170, whose product is MKNMWKVVEVVKPVVLMVIVQIANAWVNVLYKLAVNDGMSLRVVVAYRYIFATAFIAPLAYILERKTRTKMTWTILFQSFLCGLFGGALPQNLQMEALALTSVTFATAISNLIPAITFILSLSFGMERLSLKKAAGKAKIIGTMNGIGGAMLMTFYRGVEVKMLSFHINLFNQRNGSGAVHSSRGGGGLFLLGAVSSFSSNASYALWLIIQAKMSRAYPYPYSSTALMCVMGAILSVTFTFCVERDLTQWKLGWNVRLLTVAYAGTVVSGVMVAVISWCVRMRGPLFVSVFSPLMLVVVAFAGSTILDEKLYLGSIIGSLLIVCGLYLVLWGKSKEMTKNQLVSSKSDKLEIVVKPQVVHGVHKDDQDQDSFKKGGEQH